One genomic window of Gallaecimonas sp. GXIMD4217 includes the following:
- a CDS encoding tail fiber protein, whose product MAEPYIGEIKMVGFNFAPRGYALCDGQLLPIASNTALFSLLGTTYGGDGRTTFALPDLRGRVPVHPGDGPGRRRWRWGEREGSETNTLSLNQLPIHNHGLQGASATITATTTISPPASSENGNSDSPEGKVPATVLSGGRAATAYADAGNTTMQSFMASTNGTAALSGQTGTAGASQSVNNIQPSLAMYFVIALQGIFPSRS is encoded by the coding sequence ATGGCAGAACCCTATATCGGCGAGATCAAGATGGTGGGCTTTAACTTCGCCCCCCGCGGTTACGCCCTTTGTGACGGCCAGCTGTTGCCCATCGCAAGCAATACGGCGCTGTTTTCCCTGCTGGGCACCACCTATGGCGGCGATGGCCGTACCACCTTTGCCCTGCCGGATCTGCGGGGCCGGGTGCCGGTTCACCCGGGTGACGGACCAGGCCGGCGCCGTTGGCGTTGGGGGGAAAGGGAAGGGAGCGAAACCAATACCCTGAGCCTCAACCAGCTGCCCATCCACAACCATGGGCTGCAGGGGGCTAGCGCAACCATCACGGCTACCACAACGATATCGCCGCCGGCCTCCAGTGAAAACGGCAATTCCGACAGCCCTGAGGGAAAGGTGCCCGCGACGGTTCTGTCCGGGGGACGCGCTGCAACGGCGTATGCCGATGCAGGCAACACCACCATGCAGAGCTTCATGGCGAGTACCAACGGCACGGCGGCGCTGTCCGGCCAAACCGGCACCGCGGGTGCCAGCCAGTCGGTCAACAATATCCAGCCGAGCCTGGCCATGTACTTTGTTATCGCGCTGCAGGGGATTTTCCCGTCTCGCAGTTAA
- a CDS encoding GNAT family N-acetyltransferase translates to MSALQLASLTLRPHRQADLPFLRRLYASTREAELAPLGWRHEQRQAFCAAQFEAQYHHYRQYYCPDRFDLICHQGQPIGRLFVDVWPGEIRVVDISLLPDFRGQGIGAHLLERLYREACTSGRSLSIHVERNNPARRLYERLGFQLKTQTDELYLLMERPPLAEPG, encoded by the coding sequence ATGAGCGCTTTACAGCTCGCCTCGCTGACCCTGAGGCCACACCGCCAGGCGGATCTGCCCTTTTTGCGCCGGCTCTACGCCAGCACCCGTGAAGCCGAACTGGCGCCGCTGGGCTGGCGCCATGAACAGCGCCAGGCCTTTTGCGCCGCCCAGTTCGAGGCCCAGTACCACCATTACCGCCAGTACTATTGCCCCGACCGCTTCGACCTCATCTGCCACCAGGGCCAGCCCATAGGCCGGCTGTTCGTGGACGTCTGGCCCGGCGAAATCCGCGTGGTCGACATCAGCCTGCTGCCGGACTTTCGCGGCCAGGGTATCGGTGCCCACCTGCTCGAGCGCCTCTACCGGGAGGCCTGCACATCCGGTCGCAGCCTCAGCATTCATGTGGAGCGCAACAACCCGGCCCGCCGCCTCTACGAACGGCTCGGCTTTCAACTCAAGACCCAAACGGATGAGCTGTACCTGCTGATGGAACGGCCGCCCCTTGCCGAGCCTGGCTGA